Proteins co-encoded in one Zootoca vivipara chromosome 3, rZooViv1.1, whole genome shotgun sequence genomic window:
- the RASGRP3 gene encoding ras guanyl-releasing protein 3, translated as MGSNTLGKAATLDELLSTCIKMFDHRGELSNSHLPRTFLLMHRWYLPSTELAGKLLSLYRDASGENCSEIRLKICYFMRYWIMEFPAEFNLDLGLVRLTEEFQELASHLGYEEHIHLIDISSIPSYDWMRRVTQRKKPSKKGKACLLFDHLEPIELAEHLTFLEHKSFRRISFTDYQSYVIHGCLDNNPTLERSIALFNGISKWVQLMVLSKPTPQQRAEVITKFINVAQKLLHLQNFNTLMAVVGGLSHSSISRLKETHSHLSSEVSKDWNEMTELVSSNGNYCSYRKAFADCVGFKIPILGVHLKDLIAVHVVFPDWINENKVNIVKMQQLSVTLSELVSLQTASHHLEPNMDLINLLTLSLDLYHTEDDIYKLSLVLEPRTSKSQPTSPTTPNKTVVPLEWASGVIPKPDPNLINKHIQKLVDSVFRNYDHDHDGYISQEDFESIAANFPFLDSFCVLDKDQDGLISKGEMMAYFLRAKSQLQCKMGPGFIHNFQEMTYLKPTFCEHCAGFLWGIIKQGYKCKDCGANCHKQCRDLLVLACRKFARGMSLGSSHGSLPNSPSLPAVQGEVFNFPSVTPQNQDLDSRAITLVTGNSRKISVHLQRVTTSQATQTEPLWHESGWGDSGPHTFPKMKSKLHGKSGKNKGFAKWENEKSNNQANMDTAVGTTAHVLDHNGTEMLLERQEMEDS; from the exons ATGGGGTCCAATACACTCGGGAAAGCTGCAACATTGGATGAACTTTTAAGCACCTGCATTAAAATGTTCG atcACAGAGGGGAACTGAGCAACAGTCATCTGCCACGAACCTTCCTTTTAATGCACCGCTGGTATCTACCATCCACAGAACTGGCAGGAAAACTTCTCTCCCT ATATAGAGATGCTAGTGGGGAAAACTGCAGTGAAATTCGCTTAAAAATCTGCTACTTCATGAG ATACTGGATTATGGAATTTCCTGCAGAATTCAATCTGGACCTTGGTTTGGTTCGTCTGACTGAGGAGTTTCAAGAACTAGCCAGCCACCTAGGTTACGAAGAGCACATCCACCTTATTGATATCTCTAGCAT TCCCTCTTATGACTGGATGAGGAGAGTCACGCAAAGGAAAAAACCTTCTAAGAAGGGGAAAGCTTGCCTGCTGTTTGATCACCTGGAACCCATTGAGCTTGCCGAGCACCTCACTTTTCTGGAGCATAAATCTTTCAGAAGGATCTCT tttACAGATTATCAAAGCTATGTGATCCATGGTTGCCTGGACAACAACCCAACTCTGGAAAGATCAATCGCTTTATTTAATGGCATTTCCAAGTGGGTCCAGTTGATGGTCCTTAGCAAACCAACCCCTCAGCAAAGGGCAGAAGTAATAACAAAATTCATCAATGTTGCACAG AAACTTCTTCATCTTCAAAATTTCAATACCCTGATGGCTGTTGTAGGAGGACTAAGCCATAGCTCCATTTCACGTCTCAAAGAAACTCATTCTCATCTTTCCTCAGAAGTTTCAAAG GACTGGAATGAAATGACCGAGCTAGTCTCTTCCAATGGAAACTACTGCAGCTACCGCAAAGCTTTTGCTGATTGTGTTGGCTTCAAAATCCCAATCTTAGGAGTTCACCTGAAGGACCTGATAGCTGTCCATGTCGTCTTTCCAGACTGGATCAATGAGAACAAAGTCAACATAGTAAAAATGCAGCAGCTTTCAGTCACCTTGAGTGAGCTGGTTTCCCTGCAGACTGCTTCTCACCATCTTGAGCCAAACATGGATTTAATTAACCTGCTAACA CTTTCCCTGGATCTCTACCACACAGAAGATGATATTTATAAGCTCTCACTGGTGCTCGAGCCAAGGACTTCAAAATCA cagcCTACCTCTCCAACAACCCCTAACAAGACAGTGGTGCCACTTGAATGGGCGTCCGGAGTCATCCCGAAACCTGACCCGAACCTTATTAACAAACACATCCAAAAACTAGTTGAT TCTGTTTTTAGGAACTATGACCACGACCATGATGGCTACATCTCTCAAGAAGACTTTGAAAGCATTGCAGCTAATTTCCCTTTTCTGGATTCGTTCTGCGTATTAGACAAAGATCA GGATGGCCTTATCAGCAAAGGAGAAATGATGGCTTATTTTCTGAGGGCCAAATCACAGCTACAGTGTAAAATGGGACCAGGTTTTATACATAACTTTCAGGAGATGACCTATCTTAAGCCAACCTTCTGTGAGCATTGTGCTGGATTT TTGTGGGGTATAATCAAGCAAGGATACAAATGCAAAG ATTGTGGTGCCAACTGTCATAAGCAATGCAGAGATCTGCTAGTTCTAGCCTGCAGGAAGTTTGCCAGAGGGATGTCACTGGGTAGCAGTCATGGTTCTCTGCCTAATAGTCCATCATTGCCAGCAG TGCAAGGCGAAGTATTTAACTTTCCTAGTGTAACTCCACAAAATCAGGATCTAGATAGCAGAGCAATCACACTCGTCACTGGCAATTCTCGAAAGATTTCGGTCCATCTACAGCGGGTAACCACCAGCCAAGCAACCCAGACAGAGCCACTGTGGCATGAGTCTGGTTGGGGAGATTCAGGACCACATACCTTCCCCAAAATGAAGTCCAAACTCCATGGGAAGTCGGGAAAGAATAAAGGCTTTGCAAAGTGGGAGAATGAAAAATCGAACAATCAGGCCAATATGGACACCGCAGTAGGAACTACAGCACATGTGTTGGACCACAATGGAACAGAAATGCTCCTAGAAAGACAGGAAATGGAG gatagttga